Proteins encoded by one window of Acuticoccus sp. MNP-M23:
- a CDS encoding PPK2 family polyphosphate kinase: protein MAQSFTQQFRVPPDGKIRIGDIDPADTRLADGKKQAKAAHAADLVAIRELQYALYAEGKQGLLICLQAPDAAGKDGTIRRLSPALNPQGCHVVSFKVPTEIERDHDFLWRIHPHAPRRGGISIFNRSHYEDVLVVRVKDLAPEPVWQARFDHINNFEKLLFDNGTRILKFYLCISPQEQLERFEKRLDDPAKNWKISVADYTERDFWDAYVSAYEDVFSRCSPDHAPWFIIPADKKWYRDFVIARIIREQLEAMAMKIPEPSVDLADIRRRYFAEVQESEA, encoded by the coding sequence GTGGCTCAATCTTTCACGCAGCAATTTCGCGTTCCGCCCGACGGCAAGATCCGGATCGGGGATATCGATCCTGCCGACACCCGTCTGGCTGACGGAAAAAAGCAGGCGAAGGCAGCCCACGCGGCTGACCTCGTTGCGATCAGAGAGCTTCAGTATGCGCTTTATGCCGAAGGCAAACAGGGGCTTCTGATCTGCCTTCAGGCGCCGGATGCCGCGGGCAAGGACGGTACGATCCGCCGCCTCTCACCCGCACTCAACCCGCAAGGGTGCCATGTGGTCAGCTTCAAGGTGCCGACCGAGATCGAGCGCGACCATGATTTTTTGTGGCGCATCCACCCGCACGCCCCCCGGCGCGGCGGGATCTCCATCTTCAACCGCTCGCACTACGAGGACGTTCTGGTGGTGCGGGTGAAGGACCTTGCGCCGGAACCGGTCTGGCAGGCCCGGTTCGACCACATCAACAATTTCGAGAAGCTGCTCTTCGACAACGGGACGCGCATCCTCAAATTCTATCTCTGCATTTCGCCACAGGAGCAGCTCGAACGCTTCGAAAAGCGGCTCGACGATCCGGCCAAGAACTGGAAAATCAGCGTCGCCGACTACACCGAGCGAGACTTCTGGGACGCGTATGTGAGCGCCTACGAGGACGTGTTCTCAAGGTGCAGCCCGGACCACGCGCCCTGGTTCATCATCCCCGCCGACAAGAAATGGTATCGCGATTTCGTCATCGCGCGGATCATCCGCGAACAGCTGGAGGCGATGGCGATGAAGATTCCCGAGCCCAGCGTCGACCTTGCCGACATCCGCCGCCGCTACTTCGCCGAGGTGCAGGAAAGCGAGGCCTGA
- the galE gene encoding UDP-glucose 4-epimerase GalE yields the protein MKQHVIVTGGAGYIGSHAAKALAQAGFIPVTYDNLSTGNRFAVRWGPLEDGDILDATRLDAVFAKYRPVGVLHFAALSVVSESVNKPHLYHRVNVGGSFSVMDAARRHGNVPFVLSSTCAVYGAPASAMIDERTATNPISPYGATKLEAEKLVAAMAATDGLPAMVLRYFNAAGADPEGEIGECRDHETHLIPRLLAVAAGEQDAISVFGTDYDTADGTAVRDYIHVSDLAAAHVAALRHLLAGGIGETLNLGTGHGISVGALIAAAERVSGRTIRVQRAERRPGDPPALIADTARASALLPAPRLSSVDTILQTAWRWQKASTAFRRPRQAAG from the coding sequence ATGAAACAGCACGTCATCGTCACCGGCGGCGCCGGTTATATCGGCAGCCACGCCGCCAAGGCCCTCGCTCAGGCGGGTTTCATCCCCGTGACCTACGACAACCTGTCCACCGGCAACCGTTTCGCGGTTCGCTGGGGCCCGCTTGAAGACGGCGACATTCTGGACGCAACGCGCCTTGATGCGGTCTTCGCAAAATATCGCCCGGTGGGCGTCCTGCACTTTGCCGCGCTTTCGGTGGTCTCCGAATCGGTCAACAAGCCACACCTTTACCACCGGGTGAATGTCGGTGGTTCGTTCAGCGTGATGGACGCGGCACGGCGCCACGGAAACGTGCCGTTCGTTCTGTCGAGCACCTGTGCCGTGTACGGTGCACCAGCCAGCGCGATGATCGACGAGCGCACCGCCACAAATCCGATCAGCCCCTACGGCGCAACCAAGCTGGAGGCCGAAAAGCTCGTCGCCGCAATGGCAGCAACTGACGGGCTGCCCGCCATGGTGCTGCGCTATTTCAATGCTGCCGGCGCCGATCCAGAGGGCGAGATCGGCGAATGCCGCGACCACGAAACCCACCTCATTCCGCGGCTTCTGGCGGTCGCTGCCGGCGAACAGGACGCCATCTCGGTCTTCGGCACGGACTATGACACGGCTGACGGCACCGCCGTGCGCGACTATATTCACGTCAGCGATCTCGCCGCAGCCCATGTGGCTGCGCTGCGCCACCTCCTGGCGGGCGGCATCGGCGAAACGCTCAACCTTGGCACCGGACACGGGATCTCCGTCGGCGCACTCATCGCCGCTGCCGAGCGTGTCAGCGGCCGCACGATCCGCGTGCAGCGCGCAGAACGGCGCCCCGGCGACCCGCCCGCCCTGATTGCGGACACGGCGCGGGCCTCCGCCCTCCTTCCCGCCCCGCGGCTGTCCTCGGTGGATACGATCCTCCAGACCGCCTGGCGCTGGCAGAAAGCATCCACCGCCTTCAGGCGCCCGAGGCAGGCCGCCGGCTGA
- a CDS encoding YbfB/YjiJ family MFS transporter codes for MTGSDPTATAAAARISPLVLILALAIVPAVGLGIARFSYALMLPDMQADLGWSYAQAGWMNTTNAFGYLAGALLAAGAARRFGAAMVTVYGLGACVLSLALCAVLRDDTLLNLARILAGLGAGLAFVAGGVLAAEAAMRDPAKASFLLGLFYAGPGFGIVVSGLTVPFVLAGAGPGSWPYAWGALALLSAPLALVLVLALRVDTAAKASARVSVRLFPMGSMLAAYFLFGVGYIAYMTFMIAFVRDQSSAAAHQALFWVAIGGTAITSPWLWSGVLRRLKGGHAFSLLCSLTAAAVSLPLLWQGPAALLASAALFGCTFFSVVASTTAFVRRNYAPSAWGAGIGAMTVVFGIGQILGPAAVGAVNDWRGGLSSGLAASAALLFLAALVSLTQRDFAPAPQPPGAG; via the coding sequence ATGACCGGATCTGATCCGACTGCCACTGCCGCCGCTGCGCGAATTTCGCCGCTGGTGCTGATACTGGCGCTTGCCATTGTCCCGGCGGTGGGACTTGGCATTGCCCGCTTTTCCTATGCGCTGATGCTGCCTGACATGCAGGCGGACCTTGGCTGGTCCTATGCGCAGGCCGGGTGGATGAACACCACAAACGCGTTTGGCTATCTGGCTGGCGCACTTCTGGCAGCCGGGGCCGCTAGGCGTTTCGGAGCAGCGATGGTCACCGTTTACGGGCTTGGTGCGTGCGTGCTTTCGCTGGCGCTGTGTGCCGTCCTGCGCGATGACACGCTTCTCAACCTCGCGCGCATTCTGGCGGGCCTTGGTGCGGGCCTTGCCTTTGTGGCCGGGGGCGTTCTTGCCGCCGAAGCCGCCATGCGCGATCCGGCGAAGGCGTCTTTCCTCCTCGGCCTGTTTTACGCGGGGCCGGGCTTTGGCATCGTCGTGTCAGGCCTCACCGTGCCCTTCGTTCTGGCCGGGGCGGGGCCGGGGTCATGGCCCTACGCCTGGGGCGCGCTGGCGTTGCTGTCGGCCCCTCTTGCGTTGGTTCTGGTGCTGGCGCTGCGGGTCGATACCGCAGCCAAAGCCAGCGCGCGGGTAAGCGTGCGGCTCTTCCCGATGGGCTCCATGCTGGCGGCCTATTTCCTCTTCGGCGTCGGTTATATCGCCTACATGACATTCATGATTGCGTTCGTGCGCGACCAGAGCAGCGCGGCGGCCCATCAGGCTCTGTTCTGGGTGGCCATCGGCGGTACGGCGATAACATCGCCGTGGCTGTGGTCGGGCGTGTTGCGCCGGCTGAAGGGCGGCCATGCCTTCAGCCTCCTGTGCAGCCTCACGGCGGCTGCCGTCAGCCTGCCGCTGCTCTGGCAGGGACCGGCAGCGCTGCTGGCGTCTGCGGCGCTCTTCGGCTGCACCTTCTTTTCGGTGGTGGCCTCCACCACCGCGTTCGTCCGGCGCAACTACGCGCCCAGCGCGTGGGGCGCCGGCATTGGCGCAATGACCGTGGTGTTCGGCATCGGCCAGATCCTCGGCCCCGCCGCGGTTGGCGCCGTAAATGACTGGCGCGGCGGGCTGTCGAGCGGGCTGGCTGCTTCCGCGGCACTTCTGTTTCTGGCAGCGCTTGTCAGCCTGACCCAGCGGGACTTTGCGCCTGCGCCCCAGCCACCGGGCGCTGGCTGA
- a CDS encoding FAD-dependent oxidoreductase translates to MADSSFRRNGATPSPASTLRNAAGPFPVEAEVLVIGAGACGLTAALAAAAEGAEVLVLERDAVPSGSTALSAGLVPAAGTRWQAEAGVTDTAALLHADIQAKAKGLADPAVLDAAVAAAGPAITWLADAHGLPFELIDGFLYPGHSVRRMHAMPERSGSALVDRLRTAAEEAGITIVTSSQATSLLMDGDRVAGVGITRPDAEEDIGCRQLILACNGYGGNRAYLERHIPEILGALWFGHDGNDGTALDFGEALGADMGDLSGHQGHGSVAHPHGILITYAAITEGGFQVNAAGARFSNEAAGYSEQAANVLAQPGGTAFTIFDGRIADIARQFEDFQRAEAAGAITTASSVSALAQACKIPQDTLEATMAAIAGARQSGAPDAFGRTWTSPPLGAPYCAVRVTGALFHTQGGLRTDGTARVLRGGQPMENLFAAGGAAVGVSGPAASGYLSGNGLLTAVAMGRVAGRAAAGS, encoded by the coding sequence ATGGCTGATTCGAGTTTTCGTCGGAACGGCGCCACGCCTTCCCCGGCATCGACCCTGCGTAACGCGGCAGGGCCATTTCCGGTGGAGGCGGAAGTTCTCGTCATCGGTGCGGGTGCGTGCGGGCTTACCGCCGCGCTGGCCGCCGCTGCCGAAGGCGCCGAAGTGCTGGTGCTGGAGCGCGACGCCGTGCCCTCCGGCTCGACAGCATTGTCCGCCGGGCTGGTGCCAGCCGCCGGCACCCGCTGGCAGGCCGAAGCGGGCGTGACCGACACCGCAGCCTTGCTGCATGCCGACATTCAGGCCAAGGCCAAGGGGCTTGCCGACCCTGCGGTGCTCGACGCTGCCGTGGCTGCCGCAGGGCCCGCCATCACGTGGCTTGCCGACGCGCACGGGCTGCCTTTCGAGCTGATCGACGGATTCCTTTATCCGGGCCACAGCGTGCGCCGGATGCACGCCATGCCGGAGCGCTCGGGCAGTGCGCTGGTGGACCGCCTGCGCACCGCTGCCGAAGAGGCCGGCATCACCATCGTCACGTCTTCGCAGGCCACATCCTTGCTGATGGACGGCGACCGGGTGGCCGGCGTCGGCATCACGCGGCCGGACGCCGAGGAGGACATCGGCTGCCGCCAGCTCATTCTTGCCTGCAACGGCTATGGCGGAAACCGGGCATATCTGGAGCGCCACATCCCGGAGATTCTGGGTGCCCTGTGGTTCGGCCACGATGGCAACGATGGCACGGCGCTCGACTTCGGCGAGGCGCTGGGCGCCGACATGGGTGATCTGTCCGGTCATCAGGGGCACGGCTCCGTCGCGCATCCGCACGGGATCCTCATCACGTATGCCGCCATCACCGAAGGTGGTTTTCAGGTGAATGCGGCCGGCGCGCGCTTCAGCAACGAGGCGGCCGGCTACTCCGAGCAGGCCGCGAACGTTCTGGCGCAACCGGGCGGCACGGCGTTCACCATTTTCGATGGGCGGATTGCGGACATTGCCCGCCAGTTCGAGGATTTTCAGCGCGCCGAGGCCGCCGGCGCAATCACGACGGCAAGCTCGGTTTCAGCGCTTGCGCAGGCGTGCAAGATCCCACAGGACACGCTGGAGGCGACCATGGCGGCGATAGCCGGCGCCAGGCAAAGCGGGGCGCCTGATGCCTTTGGCCGGACCTGGACCAGCCCGCCGCTTGGCGCACCTTACTGCGCCGTGCGGGTGACGGGTGCGCTGTTTCACACCCAGGGCGGCCTGCGCACCGACGGAACGGCCCGCGTCCTGCGCGGCGGGCAACCGATGGAAAACCTGTTTGCGGCGGGCGGTGCGGCCGTTGGCGTTTCCGGCCCGGCGGCGTCCGGCTACCTTTCCGGCAACGGGCTTCTGACCGCGGTCGCCATGGGGCGGGTGGCCGGGCGTGCGGCGGCTGGCAGCTGA